The following are encoded in a window of Panicum virgatum strain AP13 chromosome 5N, P.virgatum_v5, whole genome shotgun sequence genomic DNA:
- the LOC120673945 gene encoding hydroxymethylglutaryl-CoA lyase, mitochondrial-like, whose product MLAASTRVCSRLASPHASSLAAAAAAAAALASSPALGSGMSGLERQPAPTVSGIGDSTGRSRGADDPPPRPCCSSGESREGYQWGRVPYQRQLMPHQRKVTAESNHHVSGASCSSLYQQSYRYFSSSSDQERIRAGNKLIRDLPRYVKIVEVGPRDGLQNEKDTVPTPVKVELIRRLAASGLSVVEATSFVSPKWVPQLADAKDVMEAVQNIEGVCLPVLTPNIKGFEAAIAAGAKEIAVFASASEGFSKSNINCTIKESLARYNDVALAAKEKEIPVRGYVSCVVGCPVDGLVPPSNAAYVAKELYDMGCYEVSLGDTIGVGTPGTVVPMLEAAMSVVPVEKLAVHFHDTYGQSLSNILISLQMGVSVVDSSVAGLGGCPYAKGASGNVATEDVVYMLNGLGIRTGVDLGKVMAAGEFICKHLGRQSGSKAATALNKVTAKASKL is encoded by the exons ATGCTGGCGGCGTCCACCAGGGTCTGCTCTAGGCTCGCTTCTCCGCACGCctcctcgctcgccgccgctgctgctgcggcggcggcgctggcgagctCCCCCGCGCTGGGCTCCGGGATGAGCGGCCTGGAGAGGCAGCCCGCTCCTACGGTTTCCGGGATCGGCGACTCTACGGGGAGGAGTCGCGGGGCCGATGACCCGCCACCGCGGCCTTGCTGTTCGTCCGGCGAGTCGAG GGAAGGATATCAGTGGGGTAGAGTGCCGTATCAAAGGCAGCTGATGCCACATCAGCGCAAAGTGACTGCTGAATCTAACCATCATGTTTCTGGTGCAAGCTGTTCCTCACTGTATCAGCAGAGTTACAGATATTTTTCATCCTCTTCTGATCAGGAGAGGATACGGGCTGGAAACAAG CTTATACGTGATCTACCAAGGTATGTAAAAATTGTGGAAGTTGGGCCACGAGATGGACTGCAAAATGAAAAGGACACTGTACCAACACCTGTAAAGGTTGAGCTTATACGGAGACTGGCTGCCTCTGGATTATCTGTTGTTGAGGCAACTAGTTTCGTATCTCCGAAATGGGTACCACAG CTAGCTGATGCAAAGGATGTCATGGAAGCAGTTCAGAATATTGAGGGTGTATGTCTTCCTGTATTGACCCCAAATATTAAG GGATTTGAGGCAGCTATTGCAGCAGGGGCAAAAGAAATTGCAGTATTTGCATCAGCTTCTGAAGGATTTTCAAAGTCAAACATAAATTGCACAATCAAAGAGAGTCTTGCCCGCTATAATGATGTTGCTCTTGCtgccaaagagaaagaaattccTGTCCGAGG GTACGTCTCTTGTGTGGTTGGATGCCCAGTAGATGGACTAGTACCACCGTCAAACGCAGCTTATGTAGCCAAAGAGCTTTATGACATGGGCTGCTATGAGGTTTCACTTGGCGATACCATTGGAGTTGGTACCCCAG GCACCGTGGTTCCAATGCTTGAGGCTGCCATGTCCGTTGTTCCTGTGGAGAAGCTTGCTGTCCATTTCCACGACACCTACGGGCAATCTCTTTCAAACATTCTCATCTCTCTCCAG ATGGGGGTCAGCGTTGTGGACTCCTCCGTGGCCGGCCTTGGCGGCTGCCCATATGCGAAGGGCGCGTCAGGGAACGTCGCAACCGAGGACGTAGTGTACATGCTCAACGGGTTGGGTATCAGGACAGGCGTCGACCTGGGCAAGGTGATGGCTGCCGGCGAGTTCATCTGCAAGCACCTGGGACGCCAGTCTGGTTCCAAGGCCGCAACCGCACTGAACAAGGTTACTGCAAAAGCCTCAAAACTCTGA
- the LOC120675761 gene encoding actin-related protein 6-like, which produces MTGASGVVVIDNGGGLLKAGFGGDKDPIAVVPNCMAKPPGGNTKKWLVADQLQADDVDVTGMTLKRPIDRGYLINTDVQREVWERVVRNLLQVDPSNSSLLLVEPMFNPPALQHAADELVFEEFGFNSLCVADAPSLVHLYEASHQPTHFRAQCSLVVDCGFSFTHASPVLQNFTLNYGVRRMDLGGKALTNYLKELVSYRSLNVMDETLLIDDAKEKLCFVSLDVAGDLRLARLSFKDNPFRCSYILPDGITNKKGFVKDMDEALRYCSLPLDQESDRKDHSLETNKFEDRKKPELSQNEFVLTNERFLVPEMLYHPIDLGINQAGLAECIVRAVQACHPYLQPVLFESIILTGGSTLFPRFTERLEMELRPLVPDDYQVKIIRQENPILGAWRGGSILASSPGFESMCVTKSEYEEMGSARCRRRFFR; this is translated from the exons ATGACAGGTGCATCAGGTGTGGTGGTGATAGACAATGGTGGTGGCCTTCTCAAGGCTGGCTTTGGTGGGGACAAGGATCCAATTGCTGTTGTCCCCAACTGCATGGCCAAACCCCCTGGTGGCAACACCAAGAAATGGCTTGTGGCTGACCAGCTACAGGCAGATGATGTTGATGTGACTGGCATGACATTGAAGCGTCCCATTGATCGTGGTTACCTTATCAATACTGATGTGCAGAGGGAGGTTTGGGAGCGGGTTGTACGCAACTTACTGCAGGTGGATCCTAGCAACTCATCCTTGTTACTGGTGGAGCCCATGTTCAACCCTCCAGCTCTGCAGCATGCAGCTGATGAGCTGGTGTTTGAGGAATTTGGTTTCAACTCTCTCTGCGTTGCAGATGCTCCTTCCCTTGTCCACCTTTATGAAGCTAGCCACCAACCAACACACTTTCGTGCCCAATGCAGCCTTGTTGTTGACTGCGGTTTCTCTTTCACCCATGCATCTCCTGTGCTTCAGAACTTTACTCTGAATTATGGTGTGCGACGTATGGACCTTGGCGGCAAGGCCCTTACAAACTATCTCAAAGAGCTTGTCTCATACCGTTCCCTTAATGTCATGGATGAAACACTCCTCATTGATGATGCAAAGGAAAAACTATGCTTTGTCTCCCTTGACGTCGCTGGTGATCTTCGCCTTGCCAG GTTATCATTTAAGGACAACCCTTTTAGATGTTCTTACATTCTCCCTGATGGTATAACAAACAAGAAAGGGTTTGTCAAGGATATGGATGAAGCACTTAGATACtgctctctacctcttgatCAAGAATCAGATAGAAAAGACCATAGCTTGGAAACAAATAAGTTTGAGGATCGGAAAAAGCCAGAATTAAGTCAAAAT GAATTTGTCTTGACGAATGAAAGGTTCCTTGTGCCGGAGATGCTTTATCATCCAATCGATCTTG GTATAAATCAAGCTGGGCTTGCTGAGTGCATAGTTCGCGCTGTACAAGCCTGCCACCCATACCTTCAACCTGTACTTTTTGAGAG CATTATCCTGACAGGTGGAAGCACATTGTTTCCCAGATTCACTGAAAGACT GGAGATGGAGCTCCGGCCTCTTGTCCCTGATGACTACCAGGTGAAGATAATTCGTCAAGAGAA TCCTATCCTTGGAGCCTGGAGAGGTGGATCCATTTTGGCGTCCAGCCCTGGTTTCGAATCGATGTGTGTCACGAAATCCGAGTACGAGGAGATGGGGTCGGCACGATGTCGGCGTAGGTTTTTCCGTTGA